The Paenibacillus sp. FSL R7-0204 genome includes a region encoding these proteins:
- the sipW gene encoding signal peptidase I SipW, which produces MRIRKIANTIISTLILIVFLVLITAVVISKASGGEPSFFGYQIKTVLSGSMEPGIQTGSIVAIKPGGDMTRFHKGDVITFLNPDNILITHRVVDAELNSALGEASYTTKGDNNDAADTAAVSSTNVVGEYTGVTVPYVGYALSFAVSKAGSVVLMIVPGLLLLLYALYSSWKAVAALEKKNASSSAASAGSPDTLTDLVQ; this is translated from the coding sequence ATGCGCATCCGAAAAATAGCCAATACGATAATCTCCACACTGATTCTGATAGTGTTCCTGGTGCTGATCACAGCCGTTGTCATCTCCAAGGCCTCCGGCGGCGAGCCCTCCTTCTTCGGCTATCAGATCAAAACGGTATTATCCGGCTCCATGGAGCCCGGCATCCAGACCGGTTCCATTGTGGCCATTAAGCCGGGCGGGGATATGACCCGGTTCCATAAGGGCGATGTGATCACTTTTCTGAATCCCGATAATATCCTGATTACCCACCGCGTGGTCGATGCCGAGCTGAACAGTGCTCTGGGGGAAGCCAGCTACACCACCAAGGGCGACAATAATGATGCAGCCGACACCGCAGCCGTCAGTTCCACAAATGTGGTAGGTGAGTACACCGGCGTGACCGTCCCCTATGTGGGCTATGCCTTGAGCTTCGCAGTCTCCAAAGCCGGAAGCGTAGTGCTGATGATTGTTCCCGGACTGCTCCTGCTGCTCTACGCGCTGTATTCATCCTGGAAGGCTGTTGCGGCACTGGAAAAGAAGAATGCCTCCTCATCCGCAGCCAGCGCCGGCAGCCCGGATACTCTGACTGATCTCGTCCAATGA
- a CDS encoding TasA family protein: MNVKKTLGLGVVSAALGLTLVGGGTFAYFSSTSTSSASFNNGTLSLQSDPSVIVNLSNLKPGDTVLRDFKLKNDGTLNIPKVVLRTSSAITDAQGDNGSHNFKDDIIVTFLVNKDKKESPLLVISLADLEQESPDLVARGIVGAILGGEKSGIKAGTSDNLTIQFAFKETLQPQNYYQGDTLALTLNFEANQEKGSLK; the protein is encoded by the coding sequence ATGAACGTCAAAAAAACATTAGGTCTCGGCGTTGTATCGGCAGCATTAGGCTTAACCCTGGTCGGCGGAGGTACCTTCGCTTACTTCAGCAGTACTTCGACTTCCTCAGCTTCTTTTAACAACGGAACCCTATCACTGCAATCTGATCCCTCCGTCATTGTGAATCTCAGCAATCTTAAGCCGGGCGACACGGTCTTACGGGACTTCAAACTCAAAAACGACGGGACGCTCAATATTCCCAAAGTGGTACTGCGCACCTCATCGGCCATTACAGACGCCCAGGGAGACAACGGCTCCCATAATTTCAAGGATGATATTATTGTGACCTTCCTCGTGAACAAAGATAAGAAGGAATCACCGCTCCTGGTCATCTCGCTGGCCGATCTGGAGCAGGAGAGTCCCGATCTGGTGGCCCGGGGAATTGTCGGAGCGATCTTAGGCGGAGAGAAGTCCGGCATCAAAGCCGGTACCTCGGATAACCTGACCATCCAGTTCGCCTTCAAGGAGACCCTCCAGCCGCAGAACTATTATCAGGGCGATACGCTTGCGCTGACTCTGAATTTTGAAGCTAACCAGGAAAAAGGCAGTCTCAAATAA